One stretch of Brevinematales bacterium DNA includes these proteins:
- a CDS encoding sugar phosphate nucleotidyltransferase, whose product MGLKVIIPVAGKGTRLRPHTLLIPKTLINVADRKIIDYIMYMTSNVEVEEYIFVIGYLGEQIEEYVKKAYPKIRKTFVIQENPKGLAHAISITKDFISPKDKLLIILGDLIFFTDVKKVLQQTPQGEHSIGVVNVEDPHKYGVVVLGRDGKYIKEMVEKPSKPISNLAISGIYYFTEAEPLLNAIDYIIENDIRTKNEYQLTDAMMDMIKRGHKISIFETSEVYDCGSKEKLIEANNKLLTKFHNESTIGINVKNSIVIPPVYISPNALVEDSVIGPFVSIHEGATVKNSIIRESIVEERAKVEGMIIERSLIGQDSIVEESFRELNIGPHSEYKKKGF is encoded by the coding sequence ATGGGGTTGAAAGTAATAATACCTGTTGCAGGTAAGGGAACCAGATTAAGGCCACATACTCTACTAATACCAAAAACTCTCATAAACGTAGCAGATAGAAAGATTATAGACTACATAATGTATATGACTAGTAATGTTGAAGTTGAAGAGTACATATTCGTAATAGGGTATCTAGGCGAACAAATAGAAGAATATGTCAAAAAAGCATATCCGAAAATAAGAAAGACATTTGTAATCCAAGAAAATCCAAAAGGTTTAGCTCATGCTATAAGCATAACAAAAGATTTCATATCACCAAAAGACAAATTGCTCATAATACTAGGAGATCTAATATTTTTCACAGATGTTAAAAAAGTACTTCAACAAACTCCCCAAGGAGAACATAGCATAGGAGTCGTTAATGTTGAAGATCCACACAAATATGGTGTTGTAGTATTAGGAAGAGATGGTAAATATATAAAAGAAATGGTAGAAAAACCTTCAAAACCTATTTCAAATCTAGCAATATCAGGCATATACTACTTTACCGAAGCAGAACCTTTACTAAATGCAATAGATTATATTATCGAAAACGATATAAGAACAAAAAATGAATACCAACTAACAGATGCAATGATGGATATGATAAAAAGGGGACACAAAATAAGTATATTTGAGACTTCAGAAGTATATGACTGTGGTAGCAAAGAAAAACTCATCGAAGCAAACAATAAACTTCTAACAAAGTTTCACAATGAAAGCACAATAGGTATAAATGTAAAAAACTCCATAGTAATACCACCTGTTTATATAAGTCCAAACGCCTTAGTTGAAGATTCTGTAATAGGACCTTTTGTATCAATCCACGAAGGTGCTACCGTAAAAAATTCAATAATAAGAGAAAGTATAGTAGAAGAAAGAGCAAAAGTCGAAGGTATGATAATAGAAAGAAGCTTAATAGGACAGGATAGCATAGTCGAAGAAAGTTTCAGAGAGCTTAATATAGGTCCCCATTCAGAGTATAAGAAAAAAGGTTTCTAA
- a CDS encoding VWA domain-containing protein → MKRIPFFVVILVLMILTFFSKQAYSENYIIVIDTSLSMNRKVIDGVRVYDVALRSLSNFIFSLKNGDIVYIVDFNEIVNIRPPIEIKDEYNKEVIYKVMSGTQPYGKWTFTYKMLEEVANLIKVSNMSSQNTKVIIISDGIDDPPIKTKKYIVDLEKLSTLFEPQQLVYFISLEKLISKTPQKKESQLSKALKEVEQVKFIEVDLTNHTETLITETVLGKNVTLYLIIPILLILLLLLLLTMPKIYIVNKSKKVSNISVLKCSSDKFKKDITIKGYKIVISSSKGKVTLPNWTYNGYITIRATRKGYRIFFSKKDNVTIPNGTFLFKGMRFAAGNYIFEVD, encoded by the coding sequence ATGAAAAGAATTCCTTTTTTTGTAGTAATACTAGTTTTGATGATACTTACGTTCTTTAGTAAACAAGCATATTCTGAAAATTACATAATAGTAATCGATACTTCGCTAAGTATGAACAGAAAGGTCATTGATGGAGTAAGAGTATATGATGTAGCTTTGAGATCTTTATCAAACTTCATATTTTCCCTAAAAAATGGTGATATTGTATATATTGTTGACTTTAATGAAATAGTAAATATACGTCCTCCTATTGAAATAAAAGATGAATACAACAAAGAAGTTATTTACAAAGTGATGAGCGGTACACAACCCTATGGTAAATGGACCTTCACATACAAGATGCTAGAAGAAGTAGCAAATCTCATAAAAGTCAGCAATATGTCATCCCAAAATACAAAAGTCATAATAATATCAGACGGTATCGATGATCCACCTATAAAAACAAAAAAATACATAGTTGACTTGGAAAAATTATCAACATTATTTGAACCACAACAACTAGTGTATTTCATATCCCTCGAGAAACTTATTTCCAAAACACCTCAAAAAAAAGAATCACAACTATCAAAAGCACTCAAAGAAGTAGAACAAGTAAAATTTATCGAAGTAGATCTAACAAACCACACCGAAACTTTGATAACAGAAACAGTTTTAGGAAAGAATGTTACATTATACCTTATAATACCAATATTACTTATATTACTACTACTACTCCTTCTCACTATGCCAAAAATATACATAGTAAACAAATCTAAAAAAGTATCAAACATCAGTGTACTAAAATGTTCATCAGATAAATTCAAGAAGGATATCACTATAAAAGGATACAAAATCGTCATATCTTCTTCTAAAGGTAAGGTAACGCTACCTAACTGGACATATAATGGATATATTACAATAAGAGCAACTAGAAAAGGTTATAGAATCTTCTTTTCTAAAAAAGATAATGTCACAATACCTAATGGAACCTTCCTTTTCAAAGGAATGAGATTTGCAGCAGGTAACTATATATTTGAAGTTGATTAA